A stretch of DNA from Rattus rattus isolate New Zealand chromosome 1, Rrattus_CSIRO_v1, whole genome shotgun sequence:
ACACACAGGGTCACATAACCTACGCATGGGAGCTCACGCTTATAATCTTGGCAGGGGGACCCTAAGTTCACGGTCATCTTCACCCATGCAATTAGTTCTAGGATGGCCTGGGTATTCAAGTCTTGTGTAAATTCATACGAACTTTAAgattttttcctatttctgtaaAATGTATCTTTGAAACTTGGGTAAGGGTTGTATTGACTCTGTTAGACCACCTTGGGGACCGTGGCCAGTCTAATATTGCTTTTCTAATTCATGAAGTGAATGTGATGCCTTTCCACTTTCCTCatcaatattttcttattatatagttcctccacttcctgtcttaaaaattatttcatagtgGCCCTTGTTGTCATTGCTCCTATTGTGAAAGGAATTCccttgattttgtgttttgagggAGCTTATTGTTAGTGGAGAGACGCAATACTGACTTTTGAGTATCAATTCTGTATCTTGAGGCTTCCTGGGTTGTCTAGGAGTTAtagtgaggttttttttgttttgttttgttttgttttttaggtaaGTTCCTTGGAGTTTTATATCTAAGATTGTGTCATCAGCAAACAAACATAACTATGCCTCTTACTTGTTTCCTTATTTAattgctgtggctagaacttccagcaccatgtcaaaGGAAAGCACGCCACACTCGCATGGCGTATGTAACTGCATGCAGACATTCacacagcaataaataaataaataaatgacaccCAGATCAAGAACGAGGATGCTCCCTTTGCTTTTATCTtactttaataataatttatcttttattttgatcatttcgtgcgtatgggtgttttgtctgcatgtatgcctgtgcccCACACGTGTGCAGTGTCttctggaagccagaaaaggccatCAGCCCGCCTTTTACTTTTTCCATCTTGACTTCTTTTACTTCTgccttgatttttattatttcgcTATTTATTATTTTGACACAGTTTGTTCTTTCCTCCATTCCCTGAGTGTGACTGATGGCAGGTTAGTACGTTGAAATGCTCTTTTTGCCCTTATTGTTGTGTGCTCACCGCCGAGCTGCCGCCGCGGAGCCCACCAGAGTTGGCGTGTGTTACTTCCATCGTCCATGCTGAAAGACGGCTCTCAGCTCTTCTTCTGATGGCCCTGGGGGGTTGTGCAGCTTTGAGAGCCttttcagggggctggagagatggctcagtgttaagagcacttgttgctcctgcaaAGAACTcaggttcagtcccagcacccatgtagtggcccacaaccatccagaactccagttccaggggatccacactctcctctggcctccaagagcaccaaGCATTGttcagtgcacatacatatatggaggCAAACActaatatccattaaaaattaaaataaatcttaaattaaaGAGAGCTCTTTATTATCCTTTTGCGATGTTACAAAGTTGACTCCTCTTCTCTTGTTGGTTTGATTGTGAGGTGGAGTTTCAGGCTGGGAGCTGAGGAGGACTTTAAATTCCTGGTCCTGTAGCCTCCACTTCCCATGTCCTGGGATCACAAGTGGCATCGTGCCTGGTCAAAGTGTTTCTTGTGATCTCCATCTTGCAGACACAGAAACTGAGTCTTACCATCCACGCTCAATGAATCTGTCTCCCACGTAGAAGTAGTAAATGACTCTATCCATCATCCAGTCTATCAAATCTCCCAGCAACCCTGGGAGGAAGCTGTGTACCAAGTCCATTTTCAGACAAGAAAGTCAAGCCTCAGAGGGAGGGGCAAGGCTCCTAAAAGTCAGGCTGAAGCCCAGTTTGCTTCCTAAGCTCCACACTGCAGACTGGACTACCCCGGTGTCTCTCTGTTCCCATCATTCCAGccttctggaattttctcttCTTGCCTACATCATATTGGTTTTGAAATCCATCTACTCCAGTGCAGATCCCAGAATAATGAAAAGGCCCCCTCCTTTATACTTCCTGTCCGTAGCCAAAAGAGGGTATTCAGATCACAGACGCCTGTCTGAACACCACCACACCCTTGTGGTGGCAATTCCTCTTCACCCACTCTCCCAGAGTAGACCCCAGcagcctcctttctctgtcccctaTGTCCTTGCTGACTGGCCTCACTCCTGTGCTGGATATGGTCCCCTCCTGCCTGACCctggattttcttccttttctttaaaaaccatttaaagAATTCCTCTATGTTTATATTAGGTCTGAACTGGGGGTTTGAAAAGTATAATTCATGCAATAGAGCTAGATATTGTTACAGAGAAGGGAACTAAGGCACAGAGAAGGGAATGGTTTTTCCTAACATCACACAGGACGAGGAAGACCAGGGGCTGGGACCTGGAGCCCTGGATTTCCTCTCACGCTGCTCTTTGAGCTGGCATCGCTGGGGATAGACTTAACCATGAGCGGTGGTTGGAACAACTTCCTCCTGCAAAGAAGTTATCAACAGGGTGCCTAGAGCTGTGCAAGAGGCACAGGCGACCACAGGACACGGAAAAGGCCATGGGGAAGGCGGCCATGGAGTCTGGGCTGGGAACCTAAGTGGGCATGCAGGAAGGCAAGCCGGTGCAGAGGACAGGACTAGAGTGACTGCTTCGAATGGGATCATAGAAAGTGCAGAAGACAGCATCGCTGGTCTGAGGGAGCCAGAGTGGTGGGCCAAAGGCCGGTGAGTATGGGACACTCAAACCAGCCCAGATAAATTCCTGTCCTCACATGTGGCTGAGCGGCAGCTTGGTGACCCCAGGAGATATGTGAGAAAAGCTGGGACTCTGTCCTCTTTGGTGTGTCCCTGTACTTGTGTGAGGTGGTGGTCTCAAGGCTGGGGGAACTGAGCAAGGAATTGGAACCTTCTATTTGGACACTGAACCCCATGGTTCTGAGGGCAGGTGGGTGTTCACAGCACTGAGGGAGTGCTAGACAGACATCGAGGGAAGAACAAAGGCACCACGCAGAGTATAGTAGCTCCATTTATTGACAGAGGGTTAGCATAGCCCCTAGGCAAGGCTTCCCCGGGGTAGTtgtctcctcatcctcctccccacaGTGTCCAGGGTAGGCTGAGAAGCTGGGGGTATGAGTTTGTTAGCCTTGCTGCTTCTAGAAAGTAGAAAGGGCTTCCACGTGGGCTGAGAGGAAGGCAAGTGATGTCACTCTAGCATCCCGTGCAGGCAGCATAGGCACAGATCTCACATGTGTTTGGGTCCTGAGCAATGGCCTCTGGTCAGGAAAGAAGGAGCCTTGGTGAGACAGCCACCCTTTCCTCATAGCCCCTGTCTCTCTTCAACTAGAGTTTGGATATCTGTCACCAGCCACCAGGATAATCCCAGCAGGTTGGTCTCCTCTGACCTTCTAGACTTTCTGCTTCAAACAGAGCATGTGAATTATTGAAGCCAGCCAATCAGAGTGCAGCTTCTTACCAGAACAGGGACGGAGTTGTTACGTATAGCCCGAGGATGGGATGGAGGGCTCCTTTTAACCCACGCTTCTGAATGAAGACCTCTCTAAAAGGCTTCCGTCAGTACCACTTAGAACTAGCCAATTAGAGCACACCTCCTCAAGCCCCACCAATCAGAGAATGTCCCAGCCACACTAGCCAAGAGGCGGGGCTCACCTAGCCTCTGCAGGATCTCCTCAGCGTTGGGTTTCTCGCAGAGGGGCCTCAGTGCTTCTGGAAATGCAGGTTGGCTACATAGCTCTGCTGCCACAGGCTTGGGAAGCCTGACAGCAAACTTCTTGTGACTCATCAGTATGGGCTCCTGTACTTCCCGGAGGTTCTTAAGTTGTTTcactgactccagaggaaaggaaaggtctCCATCCTGAAAGAGGCAGTCAGAGCATAAGACCAAGGCTGCAGGCAGCCCTAGCCTGGGTGGCTTGCTTGGGACAATCTATGGGACAGCGTGAGGTCAGACCTCTGTGCCCCTGGGTTTGCTAGAGGCCTTAAGTGCTGCATATATCACGTGATGAATGGCTGTAGAGAGCTAGGGATGCAGTGATACCACATGAGGGTGGACTGGCTTCCTCATCCGTGGTCATACTAGTCCAGACTGTCTTTTCTTGCCCAAAGGATTCCACCTCCAACCTCCAGCCTATCAGAAGCAATAAAAGGAACCCAGGGGCATCCCTGAGAGAGCAGGATCCCTGCTTGCTGACAACCTGGCTTGTGCCTGGTGTCACCAGTAGGTGTGTCCAGCCATCTAGGTCCCCATGGATGCAACGGGGATGCCTGTGACCAAGACTAGTGTTCCAGGCAAGTGGAGGACGAGAAACCAGGGCTAGATATGTGCCTGGCCACTAGCTTGGCTGTTTTGGAACCTTAGCGAAGCTCATGTTTCTGTTCTGTGACCTGCCACCcgcccctcctccccagtgtctcACTGGCTGGGTCGCAGTGGGACTCGGGAGCAGTCAGGCTGCAGGCACTCTGTTCCTGTCTTTCCCAGCTGGTATTTCTCACTGCTGTCTCCGAGTGTTTTCCTCCTCCATATTTGAAGGGGAAACATGCATGGCTGGCAGGACTCGGTGTTCCCAGAAGAAGCCCATCCCTCTTTTCAGGATTCCAAGGATGGGGCTAGACCAAGTAGGGGTGGGGTCATACCTGCACAGTGACCCCTTctaccaggacagccaaggcaccCAGGAGGCACAGCACAGACAGCAACCAGGCATTCATGGCAGCAGTATGCAATGCTGAGAACAGGCCAGTACTGGTGTCTGGGATAAACAGTGGGGCTTTTAAAGAGCTTGGGGTTACTCAGTAACCCTGGGGCCTTGTCAGCCTCATCTGCTGCTTGTTGAGCCCCATCAGATAAGGCCAATGGAGCCTTGGAGATAAGAGATCAACAGAGCCTGGCAGAGCACTGACCCCTCCCTGGGCACTACTTTGACCCACAGCTGGGCTGGGTCCTGGATTTACTCCTGACCAGGATGGCAGACCCAGCCCTGCCCTTGAAGAAAGAGGCCCAGCAAGGTGACTGTGACAACAGTGACAACAGAGACAGAGCCAttagcatgggggtggggagcacagaAGAGGCATTTCCCATCCATCCACAGTTAGGAGGAGCAAGAAGTGAGCTGGGCCTGGAAtgttctgggggaggggaagagaaagtgagcccagagagaggggagagtggCAACACAAGACCCAACCTTGGTTGGTCTCTGTGACTCAACTTTGCCATTCTCAGGTAGGCATTCAAACCCCACCAACGGCCTGTTTTCGCTGTGGTAGCTCCCACTCCAAGTTGTATTGCCTTACCAGGTTCTCTGTGCAAACCAATGTGAATAGCTCCCTGGTTGGCAGAAGCCTTGGTACTGAGGAGTCTATGAGGGCCTAAGTGTTCTGGGCACACAGGAAACCCTTGCTGAAGGTGCTGTTACCTGAATAGCAGCAGTGGCTCCtggtcctctctgtctcctctgatgGCTACCCACCTAGCCCAGTCAGAACAGTCGGTCCTCAGGCAGTATGGCCCCTGTCCTATCCTCATGGCTGAAATGATCCCTGTGGACCTGGGTCCTTGTAATCTGACACCTGCAGGGATGGGGCAAGTCGTATGTTCACTGCAGGACCTAGGGTGTACAAGCCCCAGGATCCTGAAGAACGCTGTCCTGgagcctccttttcttcctgccgCTTCACCATGCTGCCTGCATTCCCAGATAGCCAGGGTGAGGGACAGCATCCCTGGATGTGAGAACAGTACTAAAGAAGGGGCTAGACAGAGAGGACCCTTGTAAGAAGAAAGTAGAAAGTACCTAACCCAGGGGCAAGGTCAGGAAACATTTGGTCTTGCCATGCTGTTCTAGACTGAACCTCTGTTGTCTGTCCCCCGCAACCCCTACTGTGGGGCCATGTGCAAATGCATGCAGGCACTGAGATGCAGACTGCATGTAtgctgaggggtgtgtgtgtacgctggagtatgtatgtgtacagagATGTGCGCGAGTACACGTGAGGTGTGAAGGGCATATGTAGGTATTCTGAAAGACATGTGTACAAAGACGTTTGTGTGTGCCCTGAActattgtgtgtgtgcctatgtatgccAGAGTATGACACACTGAGGTGTGTGGATATGCTTGATCATattcatgtgtacacactcaTTAGCGTGCACAcactaaggtgtgtgtgtgtgtgtgtgtgtgtgtgtgtgtgtgtacacatcctgAAGCTGTCTGTTTATGCATAGTTGTGAGGAGGTCCGTGTGTACTTCAGGAAACAGTGTGGAggcatgtgtgtccgtgtgctGTAGTTCACACATGTAGTTCACACATGTGCAGTCCATGGGCTCCTCCTTGGCCTGTTGAGAGATGACCTTCAGAGCTAGCAAGGGTGCTGAGCAGGGATTCATAGCTGCAGGGTACTCGTGGGCTGGGTTGGAGATAAAGTCATGGATGTCTCGAGGACTGAtgtggagaggcaggcagagcaggagaCTCTTCAGGGGTGCACTGGGGTGACAGAGAGCTGGGCTAACGTGAGGATCAGCAGCTGCCAGCTCAGGGGCTGAGTTAGGGGGATTGATGTAGCATCTGGGAATGGTAGTTCCTGCTCGTCTGAGCTGGCTTTGGCATGGAGCGGGTTAGGGCTGGGTTTGGAAGTGGATACTGGTTAGAGACTCATCAGTGCGGAGGCTGCTGGGCTGGGTTCTGATTCCTTGTGGGGTTGCAACTGAGTAAAGTTTGCAGTGAAGTTGGAGATggatggggtggggctgggttTATGATTTGGGTTAGGTCTGGGATGACGTGGGAGCCTAAGGAATTTGATTTGGCTTTAGGGTGGGACTGGGCTAGGGGAACCCTTTTTTTCTGAGACTCCAAGGTGTCTCAGGTGTGGTTGTCactggggggagggaaagggttcCACTCCTGCTGTCTCTTTTGCCCAGGAGCAGCTGCATCAGACCTTCAGGATAATGCAGTTCCACACCGTGGGAGACAGGAAGTTGCTATCTGGTCCTATCCCTTTGGGTCTGGCCCTATCCACCCCCACCTTACCTCCAACTCTGTTCTGGGAAGTAGGAACTtacccttcccccttttcccatGGTGCCTGGTCAACCTGGGGCcagctctgagttcaaacccctGCCTCCTTTGCAGGAGACATATGACATCATCAGCCTGCCTTAAAGCTTCTTGAGATTGGACCTTTCCTGGACTCCTGGACCCAAGCTTGCATCCTGAGTCCCGAGGCTTGTCCTCAGCTCCCAGCATACCTCATCTCATCATTTCATGGTTCCGAGGACGTTTGGGTTTCCCATCCTTAAGTACCACCTCTTCTGGCCAAGCCAACGCACTTCCTTGACCTTCCAGGCCACAGCACCATCTAGGGACAACCAGTCACTGTCCCAAACCTCGGAGGGAAGCCAGGCTGCCTGGCTGCCATTCAAGGTCAGCCCCTGATGAGTACATTATTCAACCAGGATCTCAACACTACACAGGAGTGGGAGGCTCTACCTAGAGCTAGACGGCCCCCAGACTTGGTGCCAGCTTCATCTTTGAGTTACGTGTGCTTCGGTGTCAGCTTCTGTGCTGAAGATGGGTGAAACGAACGGCCCCATGGCAGTTCTCAACATTTCCTAGCAACTTCCAGGGGCTCCCAAAACTTGGAGTTAA
This window harbors:
- the Guca2a gene encoding guanylin, with amino-acid sequence MNAWLLSVLCLLGALAVLVEGVTVQDGDLSFPLESVKQLKNLREVQEPILMSHKKFAVRLPKPVAAELCSQPAFPEALRPLCEKPNAEEILQRLEAIAQDPNTCEICAYAACTGC